From Streptomyces cyaneogriseus subsp. noncyanogenus, the proteins below share one genomic window:
- a CDS encoding carbohydrate kinase family protein, protein MSDMTSVTAAPTVSSASVLPAGAGTHGHAQVDPLGALRTPADPAWDVYLTGTVFLDIIFTGLDSAPVRGTESWARGMGSSPGGVANMATALARLGLRTSLAAAFGDDHYGDYCWDALEQGEGIDLSPSRTVPGWHSPVTVSMAYEGERTMVSHGHEPPPEEPAPDCPPAARAAVASLTPGRPAPWIAQAAARGTRVFADVGWDETGAWDLAGLTDLAHCEAFLPNAEEAMRYTGARCPRAAAHALTEHVPLAVVTLGAEGAYAVDRRTGESAEVPAIAVEALDPTGAGDVFVAGFVTGTLAGWPLADRLAFAGLTAALSVQEFGGSLSAPGWTEIAAWWHEVRSVEGQDPAALRRYAFLADLVPGELDRPWPLRRAVPTIGFRRPA, encoded by the coding sequence ATGTCCGACATGACCTCTGTGACCGCCGCACCCACCGTGTCCAGCGCCTCCGTCCTGCCCGCCGGGGCGGGAACGCACGGCCACGCCCAGGTCGACCCCCTGGGTGCCCTGCGCACCCCGGCCGATCCCGCCTGGGACGTGTACCTGACCGGCACCGTCTTCCTCGACATCATCTTCACCGGGCTCGACTCCGCCCCGGTGCGCGGGACCGAGTCCTGGGCCCGGGGCATGGGGTCCAGCCCGGGCGGCGTGGCGAACATGGCGACCGCGCTGGCCCGCCTCGGCCTGCGCACCTCGCTCGCCGCGGCCTTCGGCGACGACCACTACGGCGACTACTGCTGGGACGCGCTGGAGCAGGGCGAGGGCATCGACCTCTCCCCGTCGCGCACGGTGCCCGGCTGGCACTCGCCGGTCACGGTCTCCATGGCCTACGAGGGTGAGCGCACGATGGTCTCCCACGGCCACGAGCCGCCGCCGGAGGAGCCCGCGCCCGACTGCCCCCCGGCCGCGCGTGCCGCCGTCGCCTCGCTGACCCCCGGCAGACCGGCCCCCTGGATCGCGCAGGCCGCGGCCCGGGGCACCCGCGTCTTCGCCGACGTCGGCTGGGACGAGACCGGCGCCTGGGACCTGGCGGGCCTGACCGACCTCGCCCACTGCGAGGCGTTCCTGCCCAACGCCGAGGAGGCCATGCGCTACACCGGCGCCCGCTGCCCCCGGGCCGCCGCGCACGCCCTGACCGAGCACGTGCCGCTCGCGGTGGTCACCCTCGGCGCGGAGGGCGCGTACGCCGTGGACCGGCGCACCGGCGAGAGCGCCGAGGTCCCCGCCATCGCCGTCGAGGCGCTGGACCCCACCGGCGCCGGGGACGTCTTCGTCGCCGGGTTCGTCACCGGCACCCTGGCCGGCTGGCCGCTCGCCGACCGGCTCGCCTTCGCCGGGCTGACCGCCGCCCTCTCCGTGCAGGAGTTCGGCGGCTCGCTGTCGGCGCCCGGCTGGACCGAGATCGCCGCCTGGTGGCACGAGGTGCGGTCCGTCGAGGGCCAGGACCCGGCGGCGCTGCGCCGCTACGCGTTCCTGGCGGACCTGGTCCCCGGCGAGCTGGACCGCCCGTGGCCCCTGCGCCGCGCGGTCCCCACCATCGGCTTCCGCCGCCCGGCCTGA
- a CDS encoding glucarate dehydratase family protein encodes MNLTIARVRLTPVLVADPPLLNTQGVHQPYTPRLIVEVVTADGITGVGETYGDTKYLELARPLAEKVTGRQVSDLNGLFLDADEVAVDASRVVGQADVGGLRGVQTADKLRLSVVSAFEVACLDALGKALGLPVHALLGGKVRDAVEYSAYLFYKWADHPAGVPSERDDWGAALDPAGVVAQARIFAERYGFTSFKLKGGVFPPEEEIAAVRALAGAFPGHPLRLDPNGAWSVETSLKVAEELGDVLEYLEDPVLGTPAMAETAARTGVPLATNMCVTTFAEIPEAFTRGAVQVVLSDHHYWGGLRNTQQLAAVCRAFGVGVSMHSNTHLGISLAAMTQVAATVPDLHHACDSHYPWQSEDVLTERLVFEGGRVAVSDAPGLGVELDRDRLAFLHRRWLDDDDGALRDRDDAAAMRAADPAWVTPSVPRW; translated from the coding sequence GTGAACCTCACCATCGCCCGTGTCCGCCTGACGCCGGTCCTCGTCGCCGATCCGCCCCTGCTGAACACCCAGGGCGTCCACCAGCCCTACACGCCCCGGCTGATCGTCGAGGTGGTGACCGCCGACGGGATCACCGGAGTCGGCGAGACCTACGGCGACACCAAGTACCTGGAGCTGGCCCGCCCCCTCGCGGAGAAGGTGACGGGACGTCAGGTCAGTGATCTGAACGGCCTCTTCCTGGACGCCGACGAGGTGGCCGTCGACGCCTCCCGGGTCGTGGGCCAGGCCGACGTCGGCGGGCTGCGCGGCGTCCAGACCGCCGACAAGCTGCGCCTGTCCGTCGTCTCCGCCTTCGAGGTCGCCTGCCTCGACGCCCTCGGCAAGGCCCTCGGACTGCCCGTGCACGCCCTGCTCGGCGGCAAGGTGCGCGACGCGGTCGAGTACAGCGCCTACCTGTTCTACAAGTGGGCCGACCACCCGGCGGGCGTGCCGTCCGAGCGGGACGACTGGGGCGCCGCCCTGGACCCGGCCGGTGTGGTGGCGCAGGCCCGGATCTTCGCCGAGCGGTACGGCTTCACCTCCTTCAAGCTCAAGGGCGGCGTCTTCCCGCCCGAGGAGGAGATCGCCGCCGTCCGCGCCCTCGCCGGCGCCTTCCCCGGGCACCCCCTGCGACTGGACCCCAACGGCGCCTGGTCGGTGGAGACCTCCCTGAAGGTCGCGGAGGAACTCGGCGACGTCCTGGAGTACCTGGAGGACCCCGTACTGGGCACCCCCGCCATGGCCGAGACGGCCGCCCGCACCGGCGTGCCGCTCGCCACCAACATGTGCGTGACGACCTTCGCCGAGATCCCGGAGGCGTTCACCCGGGGCGCCGTCCAGGTCGTGTTGTCCGACCACCACTACTGGGGCGGGCTGCGCAACACCCAGCAGCTCGCCGCGGTCTGCCGCGCCTTCGGCGTCGGGGTGTCGATGCACTCCAACACCCACCTCGGCATCAGCCTCGCCGCGATGACCCAGGTCGCGGCCACCGTCCCGGACCTCCACCACGCCTGCGACTCCCACTACCCCTGGCAGTCGGAGGACGTCCTCACCGAGCGGCTGGTGTTCGAGGGCGGGCGCGTCGCCGTCTCCGACGCCCCCGGACTCGGCGTCGAGCTGGACCGCGACCGGCTGGCGTTCCTGCACCGGCGCTGGCTCGACGACGACGACGGCGCGCTGCGGGACCGCGACGACGCGGCCGCGATGCGCGCCGCCGACCCCGCGTGGGTCACCCCGTCCGTCCCCCGCTGGTGA
- a CDS encoding MFS transporter, giving the protein MFAPRTTPWPLVALFTAGYLAPYLLPTTVGRLDSALGLTATQAGAVGSALLLSSATAGFLLASRVERVGARTLARAGLLLAVLGYGGAALTTAVPAVVAGAVVGGFGSGTATTVAATRIAAQRDPHRASTLGLLSVSGLAGAVYLTVPHLGPGHGLPLAALALTALAVWPATGRLPSGTGAARSRAAGTPLPHRRCGLLLVAVMPLWSLAQNSLWGVSGRIGLSQAHLSEATIGVVFAVALGAGLLGVLAAGALGARLGRALPIGAGTVLIAGCIALSASADGLGTFAAGEIAWNTLYPIVLSYLFGLAASLDPRGRWAVLVGSASSLGTAAGPLTGSVLSAQAGFPVMGAVLGAGLLVVAVPMTAVALHTGGRPLLPGAVRRRGGTPAAVVAASPGTPAGAVPEVGAPEQPVVEITVDAPAVPAQRAYDTAGPRQAAATPGSGTG; this is encoded by the coding sequence GTGTTCGCCCCCCGCACCACCCCCTGGCCCCTCGTCGCCCTCTTCACGGCCGGGTACCTCGCCCCGTATCTGCTGCCGACCACCGTCGGCCGGCTCGACTCCGCGCTCGGGCTCACCGCCACCCAGGCGGGCGCCGTCGGCAGCGCGCTCCTGCTGAGTTCGGCCACGGCCGGTTTCCTGCTCGCCTCCCGGGTCGAACGCGTCGGAGCGCGGACCCTGGCCCGGGCCGGACTCCTCCTCGCCGTCCTCGGCTACGGCGGCGCCGCCCTCACCACCGCGGTCCCGGCCGTCGTCGCCGGCGCGGTCGTCGGCGGCTTCGGATCGGGTACGGCCACGACGGTCGCCGCCACCCGGATCGCCGCCCAGCGCGACCCCCACCGGGCCTCCACGCTGGGGCTGCTGAGCGTCTCCGGTCTCGCGGGCGCCGTCTATCTGACCGTCCCCCACCTCGGCCCCGGCCACGGGCTGCCGCTGGCCGCGCTCGCGCTGACCGCGCTCGCCGTGTGGCCCGCCACGGGCCGGCTGCCGTCCGGCACCGGCGCCGCGCGGTCCCGCGCCGCCGGGACCCCGCTGCCGCACCGCCGCTGCGGACTGCTCCTCGTCGCCGTGATGCCGCTGTGGTCGCTCGCGCAGAACTCCCTGTGGGGCGTCAGCGGCCGGATCGGCCTGTCCCAGGCGCACCTGAGCGAGGCCACCATCGGCGTGGTGTTCGCCGTGGCGCTGGGCGCGGGCCTGCTCGGCGTGCTCGCGGCGGGGGCGCTCGGGGCGCGGCTGGGGCGGGCGCTGCCCATCGGGGCGGGCACGGTCCTGATCGCGGGCTGCATCGCGCTGAGCGCCTCCGCGGACGGCCTGGGCACCTTCGCGGCCGGGGAGATCGCGTGGAACACGCTCTACCCGATCGTGCTGTCGTACCTGTTCGGCCTCGCCGCCTCGCTCGACCCGCGCGGCCGGTGGGCGGTGCTGGTCGGATCGGCGTCCTCGCTGGGGACGGCGGCGGGGCCGCTGACCGGCAGCGTGCTCTCCGCGCAGGCCGGGTTCCCGGTGATGGGCGCGGTCCTGGGCGCCGGTCTGCTGGTGGTCGCCGTGCCGATGACCGCGGTCGCCCTGCACACCGGCGGGCGCCCGCTGCTGCCCGGCGCCGTCCGCCGCCGCGGCGGGACCCCGGCGGCGGTGGTCGCCGCCTCCCCCGGCACGCCCGCCGGCGCGGTCCCCGAGGTCGGCGCCCCGGAGCAGCCGGTGGTGGAGATCACCGTCGACGCCCCGGCCGTGCCCGCCCAGCGCGCCTACGACACGGCCGGACCCCGGCAGGCGGCGGCCACACCGGGGTCCGGGACCGGCTGA
- a CDS encoding adenosine deaminase, with amino-acid sequence MPLPKAELHLHIEGTLEPELAFELAARNGVPLPYADTGELREAYRFEDLQSFLNLYYELMAVLRTERDFEELADAYLARAAAQGVRHAEIFFDPQAHLSRGVAMGTVVEGLWRALGRSEERHGVSTRLIMCFLRDESAESALETLEAAKPYLDRITGVGLDSAEVGHPPVKFREVYETAAALGLRRVAHAGEEGPPEYITEALDVLGIERVDHGLRCMEDPALVERLVRDRVPLTLCPLSNVRLRTVDTLADHPLPAMLDAGLLCTVNSDDPAYFGGYAGDNFDALRETLFLDEKRLRELARNSFLASFLEDDEELRARYLAEVEAYEFGA; translated from the coding sequence ATGCCCCTGCCCAAAGCTGAACTGCACCTGCACATCGAAGGCACGCTGGAGCCCGAGCTGGCCTTCGAGCTGGCCGCGCGCAACGGCGTGCCGCTGCCGTACGCCGACACCGGCGAGCTGCGCGAGGCGTACCGGTTCGAGGACCTCCAGTCCTTCCTGAACCTGTACTACGAGCTGATGGCCGTCCTGCGCACCGAGCGCGACTTCGAGGAGCTCGCCGACGCCTATCTCGCCCGCGCCGCCGCGCAGGGCGTGCGGCACGCGGAGATCTTCTTCGACCCGCAGGCCCACCTCTCCCGCGGGGTCGCCATGGGCACCGTCGTCGAGGGGCTGTGGCGGGCGCTGGGCCGCAGCGAGGAGAGGCACGGCGTCTCCACCCGGCTGATCATGTGCTTCCTGCGCGACGAGTCCGCCGAGTCGGCCCTGGAGACCCTGGAGGCCGCCAAGCCGTATCTGGACCGGATCACCGGTGTGGGCCTGGACTCCGCCGAGGTGGGGCACCCGCCGGTGAAGTTCCGCGAGGTCTACGAGACCGCCGCCGCGCTCGGCCTGCGCCGGGTCGCGCACGCCGGCGAGGAGGGCCCGCCGGAGTACATCACCGAGGCCCTGGACGTCCTCGGCATAGAGCGGGTCGACCACGGCCTGCGCTGCATGGAGGACCCGGCCCTGGTCGAGCGGCTGGTGCGCGACCGGGTCCCGCTGACGCTGTGTCCGCTGTCGAACGTCCGGCTGCGCACCGTCGACACCCTCGCCGACCACCCGCTGCCCGCCATGCTGGACGCCGGGCTGCTGTGCACGGTCAACTCCGACGACCCGGCCTACTTCGGCGGCTACGCGGGCGACAACTTCGACGCCCTGCGCGAGACGCTGTTCCTGGACGAGAAGCGGCTGCGCGAGCTGGCCCGCAACTCCTTCCTCGCCTCCTTCCTGGAGGACGACGAGGAACTGCGGGCCCGGTACCTCGCCGAGGTGGAGGCGTACGAGTTCGGCGCTTAG
- a CDS encoding ribonuclease Z, translated as MSVRELVVLGTASQVPTRHRNHNGYLLRWDGEGILFDPGEGTQRQMLRAGVAAHDLNRICVTHFHGDHSLGLAGVIQRVNLDQVPHEITAHFPRSGRRFFDRLRYATAYRETVGITEAPVAADGVLAATPAYTLEARKLSHPVESYGYRLVEPDGRRMLPERLAAHGIKGPDVGRLQREGSLGGVALEDVSEVRRGQRFAFVMDTRLCDGVHALAEGCDLLVIESTFLDEDEPLAVEHGHLTAGQAARAARDAGVRHLVLTHFSQRYTEPEEFERQARAAGYEGELTVARDLLRVPVPKRR; from the coding sequence TTGTCCGTACGCGAACTGGTCGTCCTCGGCACGGCCAGCCAGGTCCCGACCCGGCACCGCAACCACAACGGCTACCTGCTGCGCTGGGACGGCGAGGGCATCCTGTTCGACCCCGGCGAGGGCACGCAGCGCCAGATGCTGCGTGCCGGGGTCGCCGCCCATGACCTGAACCGGATCTGCGTCACCCACTTCCACGGTGACCACAGCCTCGGCCTGGCCGGGGTGATCCAGCGCGTCAACCTCGACCAGGTGCCGCACGAGATCACCGCCCACTTCCCGCGCTCGGGCCGGCGGTTCTTCGACCGTCTGCGGTACGCCACCGCCTACCGCGAGACGGTCGGCATCACCGAGGCGCCGGTCGCCGCCGACGGGGTCCTGGCGGCCACGCCCGCCTACACCCTGGAGGCGCGCAAGCTGTCCCACCCCGTCGAGTCCTACGGCTACCGGCTGGTCGAGCCCGACGGGCGCCGCATGCTGCCCGAGCGGCTGGCCGCGCACGGCATCAAGGGCCCGGACGTGGGCCGCCTCCAGCGCGAGGGGTCGCTCGGCGGGGTGGCGCTGGAGGACGTCAGCGAGGTGCGGCGCGGCCAGCGGTTCGCCTTCGTCATGGACACCCGGCTGTGCGACGGCGTGCACGCGCTGGCCGAGGGCTGCGACCTGCTCGTCATCGAGTCGACCTTCCTCGACGAGGACGAGCCGCTCGCGGTCGAGCACGGGCACCTGACCGCCGGGCAGGCGGCGCGGGCCGCCCGGGACGCCGGGGTGCGGCATCTGGTCCTGACCCACTTCAGCCAGCGCTACACGGAGCCGGAGGAGTTCGAGCGGCAGGCACGGGCGGCCGGGTACGAGGGCGAGCTGACGGTGGCGCGCGATCTGCTGCGGGTGCCGGTTCCGAAACGTCGGTGA
- a CDS encoding histidine triad nucleotide-binding protein, with translation MAGEPQDDCLFCKIVAGQIPATVVRETETTLAFRDINPQAPTHVLVIPKAHHADAAALAAADPALAADVLRETRAVAEDEKLDSYRIVFNTGSGAGQTVFHTHAHVLGGRGLQWPPG, from the coding sequence ATGGCAGGGGAGCCACAGGACGACTGCCTGTTCTGCAAGATCGTCGCAGGGCAGATCCCGGCGACGGTCGTCCGCGAGACGGAGACGACGCTCGCGTTCCGCGACATAAACCCCCAGGCGCCCACGCACGTCCTGGTGATCCCGAAGGCGCACCACGCGGACGCCGCCGCGCTCGCCGCCGCGGACCCGGCGCTCGCCGCCGACGTGCTGCGCGAGACCCGGGCCGTCGCCGAGGACGAGAAGCTGGACAGCTACCGCATCGTGTTCAACACGGGCAGCGGCGCCGGGCAGACCGTCTTCCACACCCACGCCCACGTCCTCGGCGGGCGCGGGCTCCAGTGGCCTCCGGGGTAA
- a CDS encoding S41 family peptidase codes for MTQSVSPAYLRYPHPHGDLVAFTAEDDVWLAPLDGGRAWRVSADNVPVTHPRIAPDGATVAWTSTRDGAPEVHVAPVDGGPARRLTYWGNWRTQVRGWTPDGRVLALSAQGQASARRTWARAVPLDGGPAQTLPYGPVGDVAHGPDGTVLLSSAMNREAAWWKRYRGGTAGKLWIDRASPGDEGAGRFVRLHEELAGNIEYPMWVGTGQAPAQGEPGARARVAFLSDHEGTGALYSSLPDGSDLRRHTPLGGFYARHAATDGTRVVYSSAGELWVLDDLDGAEPRRLDIRLGGPRVDLQPYQLNAARWFGTAAPDHTGRGSAVAVRGGVHWVTHRSGPARALSVRPGVRARLPRVFRADGEEWVVWVTDAEGDDALEFAPATGLAPGATPRRIAAGRLGRVLGLAMAPDGSRAAVASHDGRVLLVERATGEVREVDRSEHGDATGLTFSPDSAWLAWSHPGPEPLRQLKLAHTTDLSVTEATPLRFRDYAPAFTLDGKHLAFLSTRSFDPVYDEHVFDLAFVEGARPHLITLAATTPSPFGPQRHGRPFDTSDHREETPGGEGTPATRVDLEGLADRIVPFPVEAARYSNLRAAKDGVLWLRHPVTGVLGASRATPDDPDPHTELERYDLVQQRLEHLAGDVDRFEVSGDGKRVLMRTDGRLKVVPSDRRASGDDDSDTNVTVDLTRVRQTVDPAAEWRQMYEETGRVMRDQFWRPDMGGVDWDAVLDRYRPVLDRIATHDDLVDLLWEVHGELGTSHAYVIPGGGFGGGAAQGLLGADLSRHEDGTWRVDRILPSETSDPEARSPLAAPGVAVRPGDAILAVAGQPVDPVTGPGPLLAGTAGKPVELTISPSGGGEPRHTVVVPVADEEPLRYHAWVADRRAYVHERSGGRLGYLHVPDMVGSGWAQLHRDLRVEVAREGLVVDVRENRGGHTSQLVVEKLARRIVGWSVPRGMRPQSYPQDAPRGPVVAVANEFSGSDGDIVNAAIKALGLGPVVGTRTWGGVIGIDSRYRLVDGTLITQPKYAFWLEGHEWGVENHGVDPDVEVVQRPQDHAAGRDPQLDEAIRLALAALEETPARTPPALPALE; via the coding sequence GTGACCCAGTCCGTATCGCCTGCCTATCTCCGTTACCCGCACCCGCACGGCGACCTGGTGGCCTTCACCGCCGAGGACGACGTGTGGCTCGCCCCGCTCGACGGCGGCCGGGCCTGGCGGGTCAGCGCCGACAACGTGCCCGTGACCCACCCGCGCATCGCCCCCGACGGCGCCACCGTCGCCTGGACCTCCACCCGCGACGGCGCCCCCGAGGTGCACGTCGCCCCGGTCGACGGCGGACCCGCCAGACGCCTGACGTACTGGGGGAACTGGCGCACACAGGTGCGGGGCTGGACGCCGGACGGCCGGGTGCTGGCCCTCAGCGCCCAGGGACAGGCCAGCGCGCGCCGCACCTGGGCCCGTGCCGTCCCCCTCGACGGGGGCCCCGCGCAGACCCTGCCCTACGGGCCCGTCGGCGATGTCGCCCACGGCCCGGACGGCACGGTGCTGCTGTCGTCGGCGATGAACCGCGAGGCGGCCTGGTGGAAGCGGTACCGGGGCGGCACGGCCGGCAAGCTGTGGATCGACCGGGCCTCGCCCGGGGACGAGGGCGCCGGCCGGTTCGTCCGGCTGCACGAGGAGCTGGCCGGGAACATCGAGTACCCGATGTGGGTGGGGACGGGGCAGGCCCCGGCCCAGGGGGAGCCGGGCGCCCGCGCGAGGGTGGCGTTCCTCTCCGACCACGAGGGCACCGGCGCGCTGTACTCCTCCCTGCCCGACGGCTCCGACCTGCGGCGCCACACCCCCCTCGGCGGCTTCTACGCCCGGCACGCCGCCACCGACGGCACCCGGGTCGTCTACTCCAGCGCCGGGGAACTGTGGGTCCTTGACGACCTGGACGGCGCCGAGCCGCGCCGGCTCGACATCCGGCTGGGCGGCCCGCGCGTCGACCTCCAGCCGTACCAGCTCAACGCCGCCCGCTGGTTCGGGACCGCCGCCCCGGACCACACCGGCCGCGGCAGCGCCGTCGCCGTGCGCGGCGGCGTGCACTGGGTCACCCACCGCTCGGGCCCGGCCCGCGCGCTGTCGGTGCGGCCCGGCGTCCGGGCCCGGCTGCCGCGCGTCTTCCGCGCCGACGGCGAGGAGTGGGTGGTGTGGGTGACGGACGCCGAGGGCGACGACGCCCTGGAGTTCGCGCCCGCCACCGGACTCGCGCCCGGCGCCACCCCGCGCCGGATCGCCGCCGGGCGGCTCGGCCGCGTCCTGGGGCTGGCGATGGCCCCCGACGGCAGCCGCGCCGCCGTCGCCTCGCACGACGGGCGGGTCCTGCTCGTCGAACGCGCGACGGGCGAGGTCCGCGAGGTCGACCGCAGCGAGCACGGCGACGCCACCGGGCTCACCTTCTCGCCCGACTCGGCCTGGCTCGCCTGGTCCCACCCCGGCCCGGAGCCGCTGCGCCAGCTCAAGCTGGCCCACACCACCGATCTGTCGGTCACCGAGGCGACCCCGCTGCGGTTCCGCGACTACGCCCCGGCGTTCACCCTGGACGGCAAGCACCTCGCCTTCCTGTCCACCCGCTCCTTCGACCCGGTCTACGACGAGCACGTCTTCGACCTGGCCTTCGTGGAGGGCGCCCGTCCGCACCTGATCACGCTGGCCGCGACCACGCCCTCGCCGTTCGGGCCGCAGCGGCACGGCCGCCCCTTCGACACCTCCGACCACCGGGAGGAGACCCCCGGCGGCGAGGGCACCCCCGCCACCCGCGTCGACCTGGAGGGCCTGGCCGACCGGATCGTGCCCTTCCCGGTCGAGGCCGCCCGCTACTCCAACCTGCGCGCCGCCAAGGACGGAGTGCTGTGGCTGCGCCACCCGGTGACCGGCGTGCTCGGCGCCTCCCGCGCCACCCCGGACGACCCGGACCCGCACACCGAGCTGGAGCGCTACGACCTCGTCCAGCAGCGCCTGGAGCACCTGGCCGGCGACGTCGACCGCTTCGAGGTCAGCGGCGACGGCAAGCGGGTGCTGATGCGGACCGACGGGCGGCTGAAGGTCGTCCCCAGCGACCGGCGGGCCTCCGGCGACGACGACAGCGACACCAACGTCACCGTCGACCTGACCCGCGTACGGCAGACGGTGGACCCGGCGGCCGAGTGGCGGCAGATGTACGAGGAGACCGGCCGCGTCATGCGGGACCAGTTCTGGCGGCCGGACATGGGCGGTGTCGACTGGGACGCCGTCCTCGACCGCTACCGGCCGGTGCTGGACCGGATCGCCACCCACGACGACCTGGTGGACCTGCTGTGGGAGGTGCACGGCGAGCTGGGCACCTCGCACGCCTACGTCATCCCCGGCGGCGGCTTCGGCGGCGGCGCCGCGCAGGGCCTGCTCGGCGCCGACCTGTCCCGGCACGAGGACGGCACCTGGCGCGTCGACCGCATCCTGCCCTCGGAGACCTCCGACCCCGAGGCCCGCTCCCCGCTCGCCGCGCCCGGTGTCGCGGTGCGGCCCGGGGACGCGATCCTCGCCGTCGCCGGGCAGCCGGTGGACCCGGTCACCGGGCCCGGCCCGCTGCTGGCCGGCACGGCGGGCAAGCCGGTGGAGCTGACGATCTCGCCGTCCGGCGGCGGCGAGCCGCGGCACACGGTGGTTGTGCCCGTCGCGGACGAGGAGCCCCTGCGCTACCACGCCTGGGTCGCCGACCGGCGGGCCTACGTCCACGAGCGGTCCGGCGGCCGGCTCGGCTATCTGCACGTCCCCGACATGGTCGGCTCCGGCTGGGCGCAGCTCCACCGCGATCTGCGCGTGGAGGTCGCCCGCGAGGGGCTCGTCGTCGACGTGCGCGAGAACCGCGGCGGGCACACCTCCCAGCTGGTCGTGGAGAAGCTCGCCCGCCGGATCGTCGGCTGGTCGGTGCCGCGCGGCATGCGGCCCCAGAGCTATCCGCAGGACGCGCCCCGCGGCCCGGTCGTCGCCGTCGCCAACGAGTTCTCCGGCTCCGACGGCGACATCGTCAACGCCGCGATCAAGGCCCTCGGGCTCGGCCCGGTGGTGGGCACCCGCACCTGGGGCGGCGTCATCGGCATCGACAGCCGCTACCGCCTCGTCGACGGCACGCTGATCACCCAGCCCAAGTACGCCTTCTGGCTGGAGGGGCACGAGTGGGGCGTGGAGAACCACGGCGTGGACCCGGACGTCGAGGTGGTGCAGCGCCCGCAGGACCACGCGGCGGGCCGCGACCCGCAGCTCGACGAGGCGATCCGGCTCGCGCTGGCGGCGCTGGAGGAGACCCCGGCCAGGACGCCCCCCGCCCTGCCCGCCCTGGAGTGA
- a CDS encoding 16S rRNA (uracil(1498)-N(3))-methyltransferase: MTAPVFVVDSLGPADLPGGEYVLDGPEGRHAVSVKRLRPGEDVVLTDGRGRWAEGVVRAAEGKDRLVVAELTDVREEPPGRPRITVVQALPKGDRGELAVETMTEVGVDAIVPWAAARCITQWKGERGLKALAKWRATAREAGKQSRRVRFPEVADAATTKQVAAVLAGADFAAVLHESGEIPLATAELPAAGEIVLVVGPEGGVSPEELEAFARAGARPYRLGPSVLRTSTAGTAATAVLLARTGRWS; encoded by the coding sequence ATGACGGCGCCGGTGTTCGTGGTGGACTCCCTCGGGCCGGCGGACCTGCCGGGCGGGGAGTACGTGCTGGACGGCCCCGAGGGCCGGCACGCCGTCTCCGTCAAGCGGCTGCGTCCCGGCGAGGACGTCGTCCTCACCGACGGGCGGGGGCGCTGGGCGGAGGGCGTCGTGCGGGCCGCCGAGGGCAAGGACCGGCTCGTCGTGGCCGAGCTGACCGACGTGCGCGAGGAACCTCCCGGGCGGCCCCGGATCACCGTCGTCCAGGCGCTGCCCAAGGGCGACCGCGGGGAACTCGCCGTCGAGACGATGACCGAGGTCGGCGTCGACGCGATCGTGCCCTGGGCGGCGGCCCGCTGCATCACCCAGTGGAAGGGCGAGCGCGGGCTGAAGGCGCTGGCCAAGTGGCGGGCGACGGCCCGGGAGGCGGGCAAGCAGTCCCGCCGGGTCCGCTTCCCCGAGGTCGCGGACGCGGCGACGACCAAGCAGGTCGCCGCGGTGCTGGCCGGGGCCGACTTCGCCGCCGTCCTGCACGAGTCCGGCGAGATCCCGCTGGCCACCGCCGAACTCCCCGCCGCCGGCGAGATCGTGCTCGTCGTCGGCCCCGAGGGCGGTGTATCCCCCGAGGAACTGGAGGCGTTCGCGCGGGCGGGCGCGCGGCCCTACCGGCTCGGCCCCAGCGTGCTGCGCACCTCGACCGCCGGTACGGCCGCCACGGCGGTGCTGCTGGCCCGCACCGGCCGCTGGAGCTGA